The sequence below is a genomic window from Sardina pilchardus chromosome 9, fSarPil1.1, whole genome shotgun sequence.
ttaagcccgcccacgactttatacacgctgtgattggcctgcttgattttccagttctcagctccttagctctatggatcgtgcctagactgccccgccagccaaattacataagatgccgctaggggcgtctacaTTTCTAGGCTAGAGAAAATACCTTATCAAGAAATAATTGTGTTTAACAAAACCACATGTCGCAGTTATTGAcactttttatccaaagtgagaaggggatggtctgcacactcTGTAATGATTTGATGatactttatttgtttattacaaaaggcaacgtttcggtCGATAGATCTTCATCTGGCCTGATTCAAATCAAATAAGCTAGTTTGTGCTTGGAGCCAAaagttctggcagggaacagaggagatagatgtacaggtttccagcctgagctgccaggtgaAATCAAAATTcgccagcaggtcaggcagggttcacccagcctaatgtAGTTCATGATGTGAAGTGTAGTGGCACCAGGTCCCCCAGGGCTTGTGGAGCaaaaacatccccacaacataggGAGCCCTTCACCCTACTAATCAGTCGGCATCACTATAGACATCCTTTAATTTACTGTACACCAAACCCTGCTGGAGTGTTggcaaaacaaaatgctctggtCAAAGTCCCCCACAACAGGTGGTAACATTTGGGGTTAAATGACGTGCCCTCCAAATTATCTGTTACCATGGAGGTCACGTCTGATGTTTTGAAGACTCTTTACCCCCGAGATTAACTCACCCAGAATGACCTtggaggattttttttgttcatcTCTCACCATCCTGCTCATTATGCATGGGGGCTAAATAAACTTGGTTCTGCGTACAAGCAGGTTTGTTGTTTCAGTTGATTGGAACAATTTGATTATAGAGTTAAATGCATATATGGGCATATGGTGAGTAGCGTTTTTAAAGCCATTCTGATTTGTGGAGGTCAACCCACTTTTCCCTTATTTGGACTGGGTTTTCTACTGTATTTTCCTTGTTAATGACTGACTAAGGGCATTTGGTTTATGGCCAGCGTCATCTAATATTGACTCGTGGATGGAAATATTAGTGTTAAATTTACCTCAATTTAAGGTTGGATTTTTCTCATTTGTCAGTCTAAGATGAGACCATTTCACTCAAATACTTTCTTAAAACCCTTTTTGTATGCGTCTTTGCCAGGGGAGCCCATAATTGTGAAAGATACTGTAGTTATTAGGTCACAATAACTTTGCTAAAATCTTCGATTTTTAGCCTCAATCTTAGCCTCGGTTGGAAGTTGAGTGACAGGGGCTGTTCTTCCATCTTAATAAATGTTGAATCAAAATGTCCTGATGGTGGTGACTTTTCTACAGTTTGTCCTGGCTGACATTGTCTTGTTTTACATACTTCAATTTAAAGAATTGTATTTTTTTGCTATGTTGTGATTCTCAAACCGATCATGAATTGCCTAGGTCCATCACCTttagttttctcttttttcacagCTATCTTTGAACTTAATGTAATCGAAAAAATGTAGTTGTTGGAATGAGGAACATCAGCTGTTGTATCATATTAAGTAAAGTAAAGATTAAGCCAATCATTAAACACAGAGTTCTTTGTTCACTAAGCAGGCATCTGGTCTTTTGATGTGCTGTTTTTGCCATctggcatgcgtgtgtgttcaccacCAGCAGTGAGCATCCACAATATGGTGAAATATCACCGCAATTCTGTCTTTCACCTGAGGAGGGCAGCATGATCCAGTTATATTAACTGTTCACACCAACTTGAGCGTGGAAATGTTGGAGAGGGCACAGTACATCTAAATGTGGAAAATTAgatctgtcatactttgaagtATTTCCAATATAATCTAATATGTAATGTAATCTTCAATGCCCTTTAAACATTTCTTTTCACTGTGGAAACAAATTCCATGTACAACTGAAGCTAGCATGCATAGCAAGACTGACTTCCATCGCGTTGTACAGAGAGGTGATGTGCTACAGCTGAAATGAACTGTTGTGATAAGTAAAGTGGGATTTGCTTGATTCATAGGGTAGTCATTCTTTTCAGCCAGCACAGGGCCAACCACAACACTGGCGGCGAATCATTTTCCTTAACAAATCAGTGGTTGTTTTAAGACTATAAAAAAAAGTATTGGTTGGATATGGCATCCAAGGCAAGACCCTCTTGTACTTGAGCTTCAGTAGACAAAGGGTTATAATTATCATGCTCTCTATTCTAAGCATGAACCCTCGTGGGACGCATGCTGTAAGAAGAGCATGAATCAGGAAGTTGTACAGtgtttctttcattttctctctctcacacctcttctctctttttttctctttctctctctcactatctctctcttactgtccGTGTGGGAACAAAACATGTCAGAATACTAGTAACAGTTTAAATAGGGAAATGAAACTTCATTGATGACTCTCTGCAGAGAAAAAAAGGCTGTTTCTAAAAACAGATTATGACCAAATGGGAGGAGTTTaaaaaccgagagagagagagagcgctctttGAAATTTGACCCGCGCATAACCCCCACCACTTACAGCTAAAGGTTCCTGTGCGCACGGCCTTTTGCGTCACCATGGAAACCCTGGCTTTAATCACAACACAGCTTCATTTCCTCATCCTGACAACAGAGCCACATCGCCCAGTGTGGTTCTCCAGTCTAGCCAattgcaccccacacacaccctccctctcactgCATATCtgtctcttgcgctctctctctctctctctgtccagcgTCTCATTCGGTGTGTCTTTCTACACTgttcctcccttcctttctgactctatccatctatccatgcactccctccctctctctgtctttcttcacacactccctcctctcaGCCTGTTTCTCAAACCCTCAGTCGGTCCCTCCCCTCACACTCAATgcctttctctatctgtctctctttccctctctctctctctctctctctctctctctttgtccctctcttctgtctgtaCCTTCCTACCTcccactctgtcactctctaaatgtctttctctctccctcctgccatATCCTCTGCCTGTTTCTTTTTCTTCGTTTTTCATGAGCTTTTTCCTTTATTGTTTTATGCCTATTTCACAAAAAGAGTATGTACTGTGTTGTGCACAGTTGTCACTATCTTACAGCTATCAGATGTTGGCCAAGCGTGCTCACGACGTGTGGTCACATTCTACAGAAAGCATGCTTACTCTTACACTGTTTTTTTCACTGCTATCATTCACTCAAGTACGCATGCGCagattgcgcacacacacacacacacacacacacacatttgctttcATAtccgcatgcgcacacacacatgctcacccacacactcttatcTCTCACTCTGCAAGTTGGCACGTATCCTGCTCATTTGTTCCCTGTGTGTATCTCAGCTGCGCTCTTATCCTCATTTGCTCTCTATATCCGGTGCAGCTTCGCTCACACACTTGTAGTGCAGCAGTTCACATTTTCTCTCCTTTGTCACATACTTCTTTAGTTTCCTGCTTTtctatttccattttttttttttttaatcagccctttctttctgtcttattttttttggttttggtgAGGAATTTTGCGCTTCAATGTGGAAAGTTATCGTGACCATGTCATGGCTCAGACAtccattttattttctctctcacttgtacatgtgcgcacacacaaactcattttcagACTCTTtgcctgtctgtcagtctcGCTCATTGGCTCTGTCGGGGGGGGTTTTGGTTTTTTTCAAGCATGGTCTTGATTTTCTCTTCCTGGCTCACCTTTTAAATGCAGCCCCCGTGGAGCATTTGTCTATCTCCTCAGCCGTGCTCCTACCTTCTCCTTAATGAGATGTTTAAAGACTCCCCTATGTTTAGGGGGGGTCGGTGGGGTTACAAGGATTTCTGTGGCCAATCACAGCCCAGTGTTTATTTTCAAACGGGTGGTCAGAAAGTGAACTCTCTAAAAAACactaactaaacataaccctaaAATACAATGAATCCAAGTTTCCACACACGGATTGTCATCATTGGTAAATGTTATATTTTGTGAATTGCTATATACAGCACTGCTATTATTGGTCATGAGGCAACCTGTATAAACAAAGACTGGCAAGGTTCTCTTCCTCAGAAACatttccccccacccctcatctATCTCCTCCTCAAACTCAGTTTGTTCATgcaggctgtctgtctgacacTAAAGGGTAGTAATAACAACTTTCCAGGGTAACAATGTCATATTGGGTGTCGCCAGACAGTAAGACTCTTGtgcatgtctttctttctctgtctctcttatcacattgttttctctctctctctctctctctctctctctcatcatcactCTATCCAAACTTTGCGGTGTCCATGCACACAGTGAGTAAATATGCAAACTGCAGTAACTGACGAGATCAGTTTTCCACAGGCAATAATcgcgaggtgtgtgtgggttaacAGATTGCTATTTCTGCAGGTTTACAAGGCATGCAAACCTTTCTTTGATTGGAGGGTGCATCTACATATTTCCACACATTTTTGTCATATACTTTAAGGCCCTCTGCAGAGTTCCAACTCTGAAGTGATATGGTTGAATTCAGGAAAGGGTTAATTATAGTTTGCCTGTCTTTGTGAGTGTTTTAATTTTATCCCAACATGTACAGGAAATGTGCCTTTGAGTGATTGTGGTTGCCCCTCCTCCTGCAAGCTACTCGAAGGTCCCTGGGTTTTTTGGCCAGCTGCGGCTCAGGGGCAGTTGATTTCACCTCACGTAGCCTGTGTcatttcagggttttttttcctccgAAGGCTCCTTTCacaacccccaccctctctctctctttctctttctctctctatcaccctctctctctctctctctctctctctctctctctctcacaccctctctctctctctctcgcttgctcactCCACACTCTTCCTGTGAATGtgtctatctctcactcactcactcgctcgctcatgATGATTCTTTTCTCCTCCCTATGTGTCTTCACTTGTTTtcttccctccccccaccaagTTCCCTCCCCACGCGTGGCTCCCCTCTCATATCTACTCAGCTTGCTGTGCAGATGGCTCTTTGTTGGTCCCTCACAATGGCTGTGTGAGGTCAGCCCGCCTCGCTATAGAAGCAGACACACGCTCTTCCACTCCAGCCGCCGATGCTTGATCTCGCTCAGCTGTTGGGAGGTGCAGCGGTGCCCAGGTCCAGACCAGATCCGTTTCAGTGTCATACTGCCACACTGTGTCTCCCAGTACTATTGGTTTTGTCCCCTTACTctcttttgcttttttgtttctttattgAATTTATAGAGTATAATCTATAGTTTGTCTTATAACATATAACACCAGATGGATATGCCTCAGACCATGGGCCCCTAATTCTGCTCGTCTTTTCATCAGCCTTGGCTGGTTTGGGGGGTGCCGAgcaagagagattgagaaatgCAGACCAAGAGGGGGATGCAGACTGTCAGATGGAGCCAGGGAGGGAAATGGTAATTTGCCATCTGGATTACTGGGCTGTCTGCTAATTCCCTTGTGCAAACCCATCAGCCTCCCGGAGTGAAAGTTATCAGGGAGCAATCAGTATTGCCTTCACCAGTGTCCACCATCTCCCCATTCAGGCCAACCCTCCCAAACCCCTGCCATATATGAATTCAATTATCTGTCGTCGTAATGTAAGCGGCAAATGCTTAGCCTATATAGAAtgatacatttttaaatgtttcttTGCCCATGGAATTTCCATTCTTCTTAATGCTTTTTTTGTTCTTGCATCCACCCTTAATCTCCCTGCAAGGGTCAGtatggaaatgtggcaaactgGATTTAACTCAACGTTATGTTGAAAGTGTTCCTTCCACCATTCCCCAGAATAAGATGTGAGTAATCTCAGATTAATGCATTTGGATTTGGCTGGAAGTGGAATTATGGATTTTTTTAGTTGTCGTAAATGTTTTGTGAACAATGGATTCATTTTCCCTAAATGCATTCTGTAGGTGTTACTATTTTGGAAGAACTCCCCATTTCTTCCATGGCATGTTGAGCAGGGGCTCCTTagagtgttttgtattttgcagtCCAAATTACCCTCCACTTTTTCAGTCAGGCACATGTTGAGTCCTGCATGCAGGGCCTTGAAGTTGAATCTTGTCAGTGACTGACAGTGGAAGAAAAATACAATAGTGGGCAGTGGGAGGTTCTAGAGGTGAGATCAAGAGCAACAAGGAACGCAGGCGGTAACTCTTGGTCCTACTACGCAGGTAAAGAAGAGGGTGGGCAAAATCTTGGAGGACCCTCCCTGCTGCAGGAGTGGAAATTTCCACTGAAAAGAGGGTCATGTCGCAAGAACGACTCCCTGGAAGGTGGGAGTATCAGGgcatctttctccctccctctctctcttttctcaccaTCCCTTGTGTTCAGCATGCATTTGATTCTTGCAGGCTCTATTTTAGTTTCATTTGGCTGAAGGATTTTGGCGGGTAATGTTCCTTAGCAACAAGTGTAAATATTGGGATTATGCTGAACTAGGTCTTGCAGCCAAACAAAGTCCGTTGTTGAGTGATTGTTGTAACATTGCATTAAAATGACCTATAACACCTTGTGTATATCAGTGCTTGTAGACATGGCTTGGATGATAGATAGTAGTggacagtggtggtggtggtgttacaGTTTGTCATTCAGTTACACTTGTGCACCATGCTGTGCCATTGTGATGCGCTTTACTTCCTGAGTCCGTgtccattgtgtgtttgtgttgtgtcgaGCAATGGTACAGTAGATTAGATTCCTTCAATAGAGTTGGCTTTTTACATTCTGGATTATGGGAGGTTCGCACAAGGCCATGAGAAACGCATTCATCCACGCGGGCTCCTACTGTTAGGAACAAAAGAGCACAGTTAGCCCACTAAGAACTCCCCCTGATTTTTCCAATTACTGTGACCCCTTCCCTCCTAATCCTGACCTTTGATCTTTCTCAATCCAGGCCCATTCTCGTCTCAAACACTGGCATTCCACGGGTCAGGTTGCACTGCTTTGTCCCCCAAATCAGGTGTGATGTGTTGGACTGACATCTTGCCCTCTGCAGACCCCTCACACTTCTACATATCTAGCCTTTCAGATGAAGTTTTTACTTTGATACGTTTCCTAATCATTGTGATTTGTATGTATATTCATAttcatctactgtatatgacatatATTGTATCCAGACTTATTCACTTGAACTTTAtctaaatgaaaagaaaataatctatttgtatgtgtacagtataatgcaTAATGTTGATGtcttttcattctctcccttGAAATAATCCATCCATTTTCAACCTTCTTCTCAATCAAATTATACCCTCTAACCAGAAACCCATTTTTGGGTGACTTCCAATAACCATGGAAACAAATGGAGGTAGTATAGGTTCTCTGTGGAGAGAGCGCTGAGCACAGGAAATGACCTCACAAAGGCAAAGACTGCCTCCACTCACTCTGATTGCACTCATTTTCCAGTTGCTGGGAGTGAGTAATGCTTGGACaagatgcatgttttttttttttcgttctctTCCTCGTCTGCGTCTCTGAAAGCTACTTGTCTGGATCTGTGTTGTAGACAGGCTGGTGGCCTGCTGGCGAAGACTGAGACTCTGAGAGGACTCTGTGGTCGGCACATGGACTTCGTTTAGTAAATGAAAGAGCTCCTCTGTATACGGGTTCCCGTCCATTTGTGTCTAAATGAAAACATAAGCTTTGAAGAGATTTCATTTATCTTATACTCTCTGCTGTTAGCACTACTAGTTTGCAGGATTTAATATCTAGCACATTTACAAACAAATTGTGAGCACCACACACTGTGAACACATGCAGTTCTGTTATCTCTATGTAATTACAGTGACTCTTCTTCACCGCTCTTAATTACACACAGAGGAAACTTTCATTCGATTACTGAGTCGCCTGTACTAGCTCGTACTTCATGCCGGTTTATGGTTTGAGATAAACAAATAACGAATAGACCTGTTTCGGGAAAACTGTCTTAGTCTGCCTCAGGTATCCATTTTTATCTCCTTTTCCCTCATTTTAAAAATGTCCTCCTCTGTTTAGAGAATGGAttagatataaaaaaaaaaaacacagctagactttttacaacacatttacattttaacaATGCAAAAGACCTAAAACATTCAGAATTCATAATAGAACATCTCTGCCAAGATGCATGTTTATGGTTAGAGGTTCTTTATTTTCACTCAGTACAAATACTCTGTGTTGTCCTTAATTCAATAACACAAATGGATATTTTCCATTCCTTTCTGTTTGGCCCCATTTGTATTCATTTAAACCCCATACAGGACATAGAGGTCCATGTGAAGTATTGAACCGAGTCCAGGCTGCAAGAAACAAAAAGACACTTTGGCTCAACCACAGAACATGACAGGGGCCTGGGCCATCTGTGACCACCACGGGGCTTTTGTTGCCAAACTTTCTGTGAGATCTAAACTGATCAAGATGGGAGAATGCGATTGTTTTATCTCCATGCACCTGGAGTCGTGCAAATCAATGTAAAATGCCCTACCCCCTGCTGGTTCGTAACGTCACAGTGTCATccaggaaacaaaaacaaatgtcaaagaaaagtcaaagtcttctgTTTTATGGTCTTTATCTACCTGTTTGGATATTGGTTATATCTTACAAAGGATCATTGTCATCAATAGGCAATGGCTATGAGAGGTTATTGTTATGCAGGATCCCAGTGAAATTAGGTGTTAGCAGAAGTAAAAGGGGGAATTGGGAAGTGAGTCTCACTTAAAGTAGCCCCATCAAGCGGGAACTAGGTTAGTCTTTACAATGCTGTAACTCTTACAAGAGTTTTGAAATGGACATAAATCAGGTCACTGTGCAGCTTTCATGTTACAAAACCGTCCTTACCACAGTCACGAATTAGGTTAGGAAAACGTCATGAGGTATAACGTTATAAAACGTAGTAGTTGACCATCGCCATTGATTCAGAATCACAGGCATTTATTtgctattttgtgtttcttggaGTGCCAAATTGTGGGGGGTTTGGTGTTATAATGTGCGTCAGCTTTGAGCTGAATGAAACAGCTGcccagtgtctctgtgtgggacACAATGGCCTCCACACAACATGCTAATGAAACAGTGGCTGTAAACAAAGACCCCAAAGTGGTTCGCTCGGCACGTGTGCTGTGAGAGCTTAAAGGTCTCTTGCTCCCACACAAGCATATGGCGAGGATGGACAAATATCTCTGTCCTGGAGAAGttatttgatgtattttcataatTCCATGACCATAAGCATGCCCTTGTACAAAGAAATATTTCACTCTGGGGGCTGTCTGCAAAAGCATACTCCAGGACTTTACTTTTTGGACCGAGTTGAATTTTGTGAATGTCAGTCTAAACTTTGATCTTCATTGTTGTTAAGGCAATACTAAAGCATAAatctgaagggaaaaaaatgcatcTAATACATTGTAAGAGTTGTACAGGCTTTTCTTCCCTCCCATGTCCCATGGTCTTTGAATTTCAAACAAGCAAACCCAGAATGATTAATTGTTGACCTGTGACCTGAAGTTGCACATAAACTTTCCACTATACGCCTAGAGGACTCCTGACTCATTATAACTTAATGTTATGCCTGCGCACAGATACCACTTCCTAGTTTCAGACTGCTTCCTATAATTGCACTATAACTGATAATTGCTACTGATTATTGGAGAAGATGGTGACATCCAAACTGCTGAAGAGTCAATCCAGCGATGGAAAGGTGATTCTGCTAGTGGTGAGTTGGTGTTCAAATTATCAAAAAGTGGTCAAAATGGTTAACACTTTAAAGAATATAGTGCAGTGCAAATCAAGAACAGATCGAATGTATTTCCCTAGACCCTAGCAGTTATTTAGGTGATCAAATATAGGCCACCTGTCATTACACTCGGTAAGGCTGCTACTGCTAACATGAGTCAGTCTTCCATCCGCAACCACCTTTCTCTCGGTATCAAGCGTCACTGTTGGAAGGAGGAGCGAGGAGGCGGGCTTTACACAAATTGACAGTGATTTCTCCAATGACATGGATCATGAAGTCCTTAGAACTCTGCCTTGTCCAATCCGGTGTTAACTTCGTTACAGTCTCGCATTCACTTCCAAAGTTGAGTTCAGTATTCAATTCATTTCACCTCAGTTGTTAGACGCATCGCCATATCTTCAAGCGATATCATCTCAAGGATATTCTCATTTTTAAATACAATAACATTAACTATGGCTGATACTGCAGTAGATACAACTACCACCACAGAGATTACCGCTAAGGTAAGTTTATGAAATTGAGATTTATTTTACCcattaacgttagcagctaacaATAAAACTAATGTTAACTTTCTCAGGTAAAAGTTAAAGCTAACAGTTAACGTTAACACAACGAGGTAAACGTTGCAGCATCAAAGATAATGTTTGGAATAAAATACGTTttaggaaaagaaagagatgcTGTTGGTTGTATATATGGATTTTAATTGTAACCTTTATGTTAGGTTAAAGTAACATTCACTTAGCTGCTACGTTAACTGAAAGTTTGAGGAATTCCCCCATAATTTCCCCGTAAGGTAACGTGCTATTGAATTAACGTGATGTTGCACATTGGTCACCTTAGCAGATATTGAATTTACTTGCCAGTTTAATTTACATTGTTAACGTTAACTGAATAAACATTAACCGTCAACTTTGTTAACGTTAACGCAACGACAACCCGGCGACGGCTTTGTTGGTGATGATTTCTGTTCAGTGAGGAATGCAGTCTACCTTTACCGTTCAGTTTCCATCTCTCAGTACGATATGGAAACTTTTTAGGCTTTCGCTAACGTTAAATTTAAGTTATACTTAAACTCTGACCGAGTGATTTTCGTTAATATTTATGTCTAGCAGCTAATCGTATAGTGCACTTTCCCGGGATAACCTTAAGGTTAACGCTAAGACCTGAGAAAAATGATAGACAGGGAAGAAACAGTCGATGAATAGGCGGGAAGCTCTTCGCATCAGCAGAGCTCACTGTGCGCGCGCTGAGAAATGGTCCTCGAGCTGCGTTTCTTTTGTCTTCATCAGGAGCGCGCGTCGTCAGTGATGGGGGAGGTAAACGCAGAGCGGAAAAGTTCAAAGCAACTCTTTATGACTGATTTATGTTGATAGCTAAGCTAATTGAAAGTTTAATAATGACTTTAAGCATAAGTAGGCCCAACGTTACTCTACATTTGACTAAGGTTTTAGGCTTTCATATTCTGAACGGATTTAGTTTAATTGTCTAACGTCAAAATGAATCGACGGCTACTCGGCCAACAAATGTTGCCAGCGCCGATATGAGCCGGTTTGATAAAGTTAACAATTGATGTAACGTAGACTATGTTACTGTTTATTCAACCAGTATTTCAAGTAACTGTAATTTTAAGGTAACGTCAGAAGTGTTAGCTTTCTTAGTTTCTGTTTGCTGAAACTGACTTATAGATGAGAGACAGTTCCCTTTGTATAGCTTTACAAGTTAAGTGTAATATGTTTTTATCTGCACTATATGTTGTATTGTGTTAAATTCTATCTGAACTGTTACTATTGGTATATTTGTGTAGGCTAGCTGATGAATcattaatgtttatttatatcaTTGTAAGTCATTTTGGACAAGAATTATAAACATAAACCATTTTTTCACAATAAATGGTAacgttgtttgtgttttatggcAAGGGCCCATTTACACACTTCTCAAGTTACATGGAAAATTGTAAGTTTCTAACATTTCAATCAATCGTGTGTTTCCATAGGATctaaaggaaaagaaagaggtgACGGAAGAAGTtgaggtggagaaagagaaagagaacggcAGCGGCGATGCACCTGCCAATGGCAATGGAACAGTGAGTAATGTGGGGGGCAGGCTCCCAGTAGGCTCTTGTAGCTTTTGTTTCTGTAGTTGATCTGCAGGTGTTGAATTTTCCCCTCCCCCTCAGAGTTCTTTGTTGattgacagagacacagatgtTAACTGTAGAGCACACCCCCTCCCTCAAAGAAAATGAATATAGCATTTTAAAttgaaatgtttgaaatgtgttAAACTGTTTTCTCCCTTATTAGACGAATGGTGCCTCACATGAGGAGGAGCATGAAGAAGGTGACAAGAAAGAGCACAAAGAAGGAGACAAGAAAGAGCTCAAAGAAGGAGACAAGAAAGGTAAGGTTAtcatgagaaaaaaagaagaggaaagctTATGCCTGAAGATGCTACTTGTGTGAATATAGTTGAAGTGTGGAGCCTCTCatagtcattattattatttcaaacaTCAGTTGCTGAAGCAGAGGGAAAGGAGGCAAAGAACGGAGCAGATGAGGAGGTTGATGGACAAGCAGTGAAACGTCCTGCTGAGGAAGAGGTATGCATTTGCATAATTTGTATAATTTAAATGTACCAACATTTTGCGCATTATTTAAATCTTGCAGGAATACCCTCTAATTGCTGAACCTCTTGCTGTTTCAGGAGAAGGttgaaacaaagaaacagaaaacagaagaaaaggaggaatcCACAGAAGCTGAAGTGAAAGCCTAAGCACAACACTGCAGCTCTGTTCCTTAGCTGTCTGCGTGGTCAACTTGACCTAGTAGAGTTTGTGCTTTTATGTATATTTTACTCATTTTCTTTTTGACCCGGAATATATTCTATTGCACTGGAGTCCCATAACATCATGGCccactttccctttctttttttatgaaatgttatttattgGTTCAGAGTGACATTTGTAGATCTCTCTTtaacaaagaaaaagaaaaaaagataaagtaTTTTGTACACATTATAGTTCAAAGCACAATTTCTACGTCGTGTTCCAACCAGCTGAT
It includes:
- the si:ch211-222l21.1 gene encoding prothymosin alpha, whose product is MADTAVDTTTTTEITAKDLKEKKEVTEEVEVEKEKENGSGDAPANGNGTTNGASHEEEHEEGDKKEHKEGDKKELKEGDKKVAEAEGKEAKNGADEEVDGQAVKRPAEEEEKVETKKQKTEEKEESTEAEVKA